The Fimbriimonas ginsengisoli Gsoil 348 genome window below encodes:
- a CDS encoding heavy metal translocating P-type ATPase has protein sequence MKTTELKIEGMTCASCVRRVENALSQVRGVSEANVNFATERASVTHGVDIDADSLSKAVSAAGYSAKPLHANDSEHHHHGGGEDHSAHLAMESEEQQRSQRLNLIVAVILTVPAVALSMAWPMRPEWANWLLFALATPVVFWNGRQFFQITWKAAKHGAATMDTLIAMGAGAAWAYSTYALLTYRGMSQSEHVYFETGAVISTLILLGRYLESRSKKRMSGAIQKLMGLAPKTATVIHEGGHEMEMPIETLKVGDRLRARPGEKIAVDGVVVEGESYVDESMLTGEPVPVKKSVGDTVTGATVNTNGALIYEARRVGNDTALAQIVRMVERAQGSKAPVQKLADRVSAIFVPIVILIAFGTFVYYRMALGASWDASLLPAVAVLVIACPCALGLATPTAIMVGTGRGAELGVLIKDGTALEHAGAIKTVLLDKTGTITKGRPSLTDFVVLDGSEEGKFASWVAGAEVPSEHPVAKAIVDGIRAKGFEPGKVERFKANGGSGVEAIVGGNAVLVGTRRLMTDWALEIKPEVEQHMQKLEREGKTAMLFAVDGVVSGIVAVADEVGEHSAKAIRELRKLGLLPVMVTGDNRATAEAVAKQVGIDTAEAQVLPSEKAAIVVKHQASGPVAMVGDGVNDAPALAQADLGIAIGGGTDVAMETAGVTLLGNDLRGVATAIRLARATLSTIRWNLVWAFGYNVVMIPLAMTGKLNPMWAAGAMALSSISVILNSLRLRRFR, from the coding sequence ATGAAAACAACCGAGCTAAAGATTGAAGGAATGACCTGCGCCTCGTGCGTGAGGCGAGTCGAGAATGCGCTGAGCCAGGTTCGCGGCGTGTCGGAGGCGAACGTCAACTTTGCCACCGAACGCGCGTCGGTAACCCACGGCGTCGATATCGACGCCGACTCGCTCTCGAAGGCGGTAAGCGCGGCCGGGTACTCGGCTAAGCCCCTCCACGCCAACGATTCGGAACACCACCACCATGGCGGCGGCGAGGATCACTCGGCTCACCTCGCCATGGAGTCCGAGGAGCAGCAGCGATCTCAGCGGCTAAACCTGATCGTGGCCGTGATCCTCACCGTTCCGGCCGTGGCGCTGTCCATGGCGTGGCCCATGAGGCCGGAGTGGGCGAACTGGCTTCTCTTTGCCCTCGCGACCCCGGTCGTTTTTTGGAATGGCCGTCAATTCTTCCAGATCACCTGGAAGGCGGCGAAGCATGGGGCGGCGACGATGGATACCCTCATCGCCATGGGTGCCGGGGCGGCCTGGGCGTACAGCACATACGCGCTCCTCACCTACCGGGGAATGAGCCAGAGCGAGCACGTCTACTTTGAGACCGGCGCCGTCATCAGCACGCTCATCCTCTTGGGGCGGTACCTAGAGTCGCGATCGAAGAAGCGAATGTCCGGCGCCATCCAAAAGCTCATGGGCCTCGCCCCCAAGACGGCGACCGTGATCCACGAGGGTGGTCACGAGATGGAGATGCCGATCGAAACGCTGAAGGTGGGCGACCGTCTTCGCGCCCGCCCGGGAGAGAAGATCGCCGTCGACGGCGTGGTCGTTGAAGGCGAGTCGTACGTCGATGAATCGATGCTGACCGGAGAGCCGGTCCCAGTTAAGAAAAGTGTCGGCGATACCGTAACCGGGGCGACCGTCAACACGAATGGGGCACTCATTTACGAAGCACGGCGGGTCGGCAACGACACTGCGCTAGCCCAGATCGTGCGAATGGTGGAGCGAGCCCAAGGATCGAAAGCGCCGGTGCAAAAACTGGCCGACCGCGTCTCCGCGATCTTCGTACCGATCGTGATCCTGATCGCATTTGGCACATTCGTTTACTACCGAATGGCGCTCGGCGCAAGTTGGGACGCATCGTTGCTCCCGGCCGTTGCGGTGCTCGTCATCGCCTGTCCATGCGCGCTTGGCCTCGCGACGCCCACCGCGATCATGGTCGGTACGGGCCGCGGCGCCGAGCTCGGGGTGCTCATCAAGGACGGAACCGCGTTGGAGCACGCCGGCGCCATCAAAACGGTCCTCCTGGATAAGACCGGGACCATCACGAAGGGACGTCCGAGCCTTACCGATTTTGTCGTTCTCGATGGAAGCGAGGAAGGGAAGTTCGCCTCATGGGTCGCCGGAGCCGAGGTCCCATCGGAGCACCCCGTAGCCAAGGCGATCGTGGACGGCATCCGAGCCAAAGGGTTCGAGCCGGGGAAAGTCGAGCGTTTCAAAGCGAACGGAGGCAGCGGCGTCGAGGCGATCGTCGGTGGTAACGCGGTGCTCGTGGGCACGCGCCGGCTCATGACCGACTGGGCGCTGGAGATCAAGCCGGAGGTCGAGCAGCATATGCAAAAGCTCGAAAGAGAAGGGAAGACCGCCATGCTCTTCGCGGTCGACGGGGTCGTTTCCGGCATCGTGGCGGTTGCGGATGAGGTAGGCGAGCACAGCGCCAAGGCAATACGAGAGCTTCGAAAACTCGGCTTGCTTCCCGTTATGGTCACCGGGGACAATCGGGCAACTGCCGAGGCGGTGGCGAAGCAGGTTGGCATCGACACCGCGGAGGCCCAGGTTCTCCCCTCCGAAAAGGCGGCGATCGTGGTAAAGCACCAGGCCTCCGGCCCGGTCGCAATGGTTGGCGACGGGGTGAACGACGCTCCCGCGCTAGCTCAAGCCGATCTCGGCATCGCTATCGGAGGCGGAACCGACGTCGCGATGGAAACCGCCGGGGTCACATTGCTCGGCAACGACCTTCGGGGTGTCGCCACCGCAATTCGACTAGCCCGCGCGACGCTGAGCACCATCCGCTGGAATCTCGTGTGGGCGTTTGGTTACAACGTCGTGATGATTCCGCTTGCGATGACGGGAAAGCTCAATCCGATGTGGGCCGCCGGAGCCATGGCCCTGAGCAGCATCTCGGTGATCCTGAACTCGCTACGGCTAAGGCGATTTCGCTAA
- a CDS encoding metal-sensitive transcriptional regulator yields MDAESRKAIDRRLARVEGQVRGLRKMIEQGEYCCDILTQLNAARSALDHVGAEIATSHVRSCIVGHGCETEHDKAKSMSQEELFDELKVTLSRLVR; encoded by the coding sequence ATGGACGCGGAATCACGCAAAGCGATCGACCGTCGGCTAGCTCGGGTGGAAGGGCAGGTGAGAGGGCTGAGGAAGATGATCGAGCAGGGAGAATACTGCTGCGATATCCTCACTCAGCTCAATGCCGCCCGATCCGCCCTGGACCATGTCGGAGCCGAAATTGCGACCAGCCACGTCCGATCCTGCATCGTCGGTCACGGGTGTGAGACCGAGCACGACAAGGCTAAGTCGATGAGCCAAGAAGAGCTTTTCGACGAGCTGAAAGTCACCCTCTCACGCTTAGTCCGCTGA
- a CDS encoding redoxin family protein → MLLTSLTLAALFVGHQDSPVAIPKADLPKKATCAVCEANGAGHEEEKPAAGARYKGLNYYFCSAKEIDEFKKDPEAFVPPVLPRPASALKAVDMTGRAVSLEANKGKVMLVDFWATWCKPCVKSMPALDELYKKNSDRGLVVLGISIDEDAKKVPAFLRKKPVSYSIAVDDLKEPTWAAYKVRTVPALFLIDRNGQIVAQWRGEPKMKEVAEAVEKALTAK, encoded by the coding sequence ATGTTACTAACCAGCCTCACTCTTGCCGCTTTGTTCGTCGGTCATCAAGATTCGCCGGTCGCCATCCCTAAGGCCGATTTGCCAAAGAAGGCGACTTGTGCGGTATGCGAAGCGAACGGCGCCGGTCATGAGGAGGAAAAGCCGGCGGCCGGCGCAAGATACAAGGGCCTCAACTACTACTTCTGCAGCGCTAAGGAGATCGATGAGTTCAAGAAGGATCCCGAGGCATTCGTGCCTCCGGTTTTGCCGAGACCCGCATCTGCGCTAAAAGCAGTGGATATGACCGGACGGGCCGTGAGCCTTGAAGCAAACAAGGGAAAAGTGATGCTCGTAGACTTCTGGGCGACATGGTGCAAACCGTGCGTGAAGAGCATGCCGGCGCTCGATGAATTGTATAAAAAGAACTCGGATCGCGGACTCGTGGTTCTCGGAATAAGCATCGATGAGGACGCCAAGAAAGTGCCGGCTTTTCTTAGGAAGAAGCCGGTGAGCTATTCGATCGCGGTCGACGACCTGAAGGAGCCAACTTGGGCCGCTTATAAGGTCAGAACGGTGCCCGCGTTATTCCTTATCGACCGGAACGGTCAGATCGTCGCCCAATGGCGCGGTGAGCCAAAAATGAAGGAAGTGGCAGAAGCAGTAGAGAAGGCTCTCACCGCAAAGTGA